In the genome of Flavobacterium panacagri, one region contains:
- a CDS encoding ABC transporter ATP-binding protein: MSNFKKIVPFIYPYKKYAFLNIFFNVLYALFSTLSFVALIPMLQVLFDKTKANHVKPVFTGILNLKEYGENYLSYYITTTKGTHESGYILGVMVTIIISIFLLKNLADYLAMFFINFLRNGVLRDMRNALYKKTLELPLAFYSEKRKGDVISRISADVNEVQTSFLAILELIVKEPLTIIFTISAMLIISAKLTLFVFIFIPISGYIISLIGKQLKKQSSKAQEEQGRFLSTIEETIGGLKVVKGYNSENYFNTVFRNSTERFFDLSNSIGNRQNLASPASEFMGITVIAILLWYGGQMVLIDKTLEGAAFIAYMGLAYNILTPAKAISKASYGVKKGNAAAERVLEILEQENPITSKENAVEKESFDNEISVQNINFKYQEETVLKDFSLQIKKGQTVALVGQSGSGKSTMANLLTRFYDVNDGTISIDGINIKDINLQSLRHLIGLVTQDSILFNDTIKANIALGKLDATDDEIIEALKIANAYEFVKDLPAGIYTNIGDSGNKLSGGQKQRLSIARAVLKNPPIMILDEATSNLDTESEKFVQLALENMMQNRTSIIIAHRLSTIQKADVIIVMQKGKIVEQGTHEELIALNGTYNKLVTMQSFES, translated from the coding sequence ATGAGTAATTTTAAAAAAATAGTTCCTTTTATATACCCATATAAAAAATACGCATTCTTAAACATTTTTTTTAATGTTTTATATGCACTTTTCAGTACACTTTCATTTGTTGCTTTAATACCAATGCTTCAAGTTTTATTTGACAAAACGAAAGCTAATCATGTAAAACCAGTATTTACAGGAATTTTAAACCTGAAAGAATATGGCGAAAACTATTTAAGTTACTACATAACTACAACAAAAGGCACTCACGAATCTGGCTATATTCTGGGGGTTATGGTAACTATTATAATTTCAATTTTCTTATTAAAAAACCTGGCCGATTATCTGGCAATGTTTTTTATCAACTTTTTACGTAACGGAGTTTTAAGGGACATGCGTAATGCATTGTACAAAAAAACACTTGAACTTCCTTTAGCTTTTTATTCTGAGAAAAGAAAAGGAGATGTTATTTCTAGAATTTCTGCAGACGTAAATGAGGTTCAAACTTCATTTTTAGCTATTCTGGAACTTATCGTGAAAGAGCCTTTGACTATTATTTTTACAATAAGTGCGATGCTTATTATTAGCGCTAAATTAACTTTGTTTGTTTTTATTTTTATCCCTATTTCTGGGTATATCATTTCATTAATTGGAAAACAGCTTAAAAAACAGTCCAGCAAAGCTCAGGAAGAACAAGGAAGATTTTTATCTACTATTGAAGAAACGATTGGCGGATTAAAAGTTGTAAAAGGTTACAATTCTGAAAATTATTTTAATACTGTTTTTAGAAACTCTACCGAAAGATTTTTTGACTTATCAAACAGCATCGGAAATCGTCAAAACTTAGCTTCGCCTGCGAGTGAATTTATGGGAATTACCGTTATCGCTATCTTACTTTGGTATGGAGGACAAATGGTTTTAATTGACAAAACTCTTGAAGGAGCTGCTTTTATCGCTTATATGGGATTAGCTTACAATATTCTAACTCCAGCAAAAGCAATTTCTAAAGCATCTTACGGTGTCAAAAAAGGAAATGCAGCAGCTGAACGTGTTTTAGAAATTTTAGAACAGGAAAATCCAATTACAAGTAAAGAAAATGCGGTTGAAAAAGAATCTTTTGATAATGAGATAAGCGTTCAAAATATCAACTTTAAATACCAAGAAGAAACTGTTTTAAAAGATTTTTCCCTTCAAATTAAAAAAGGACAAACTGTTGCCCTTGTTGGTCAGTCTGGAAGCGGAAAAAGTACAATGGCAAACTTATTGACCCGTTTTTATGATGTTAATGATGGAACTATTTCTATTGACGGAATCAACATTAAAGACATCAATCTGCAATCGCTACGCCACTTAATTGGACTGGTTACACAGGACAGTATTTTATTTAATGACACCATAAAAGCCAATATTGCATTAGGAAAATTAGATGCAACAGATGACGAAATTATTGAAGCATTAAAGATTGCCAATGCTTATGAATTTGTAAAAGACTTACCAGCCGGAATTTACACCAATATTGGAGACAGCGGAAACAAACTTTCTGGAGGACAAAAACAACGTTTATCGATTGCTCGTGCTGTGCTAAAAAACCCTCCAATTATGATCCTAGACGAGGCAACATCTAATTTAGATACGGAAAGTGAAAAATTTGTTCAGCTGGCATTGGAAAATATGATGCAAAACAGAACCTCTATCATAATTGCACACCGCCTTTCAACAATTCAAAAAGCAGACGTAATTATTGTGATGCAAAAAGGAAAAATTGTTGAACAAGGAACTCATGAAGAATTAATTGCGCTTAATGGCACTTACAACAAGCTGGTAACAATGCAGTCTTTCGAATCGTAA
- a CDS encoding TonB-dependent receptor, producing the protein MSNNRFIFAFLLLFVSCISLAQTASIKGVILDTDKHPVPSVNISSQGNLVQSDSNGFFEIVVPSNRKVSLIFTHVSLKMISLKVSLKTNEIFVFNPIMNNSQEQMGEVFVSSGNRKRVQGIATIDAETIKKIPGANAGIENVLKTLPGVNSNNELSSQYMVRGGNYDENLVYVNEVEVYRPFLIRSGQQEGLSFTNTDLVQNVDFSAGGFQAKFGDKLSSVLDITYRKPTQFGASFEASFLGGSASVDLVSKNKKWSAVTGVRYRNNSLLVNSQDTQTNYTPTFADIQTNVNYDISEKWQMSFLGNISENKYLYQPLTRETKFGTIDQPMALAVYYQGQEKDQYDTYFGALKTTYKASPSLTLKLIGSLFHTTEKEHFDILAQYRLGNVDPENPTDPSTIDFTRGIGSQLNHARNDLDALIANIELKGTKEWKESQLEFGLKYTRESIRDRVVEWEVIDSAGFSINPPIAILPENNQPYSPYTGPLLPYQDIRATNFNTINRFSGYAQWNKQSEIGSSRVWYHFGARFQSWNVSGASEEGKNQTVVSPRAQFAIKPDWDRDMVFRISGGLYHQPPFYRELRDLDGVVNPNVKAQEAVHVVLGNDYNFKMWNRPFKWVTELYYKSLSDVNVYSIDNVRIRYVANNNAKAYAQGLDFRLNGEFVPGTESWVSFGYMKTEENYENKGYIARPTDQRLKFAMLFQDYMPNIPSVKVYLNLVYNTGLPGGAPAYSDPYLYQNRLNDYRRADIGFAKVFVDSSTQNTKKGWLKNFKELAVGLEIFNLFNNQNAITNTWVRDVYSKNQYAIPNYMTSRVFNVKINARL; encoded by the coding sequence TTGAGTAATAATAGGTTTATATTCGCTTTTCTTTTATTATTTGTCAGCTGTATTTCATTAGCTCAGACAGCCAGTATTAAAGGAGTAATTTTAGATACAGACAAACATCCTGTGCCAAGTGTAAATATTTCTTCACAGGGAAATTTAGTTCAGTCTGATTCGAATGGTTTTTTTGAAATTGTAGTTCCTTCCAATAGAAAGGTTTCTTTGATATTTACCCATGTTTCTTTAAAAATGATCAGCTTAAAGGTTAGTTTAAAAACAAATGAAATTTTTGTTTTTAATCCGATAATGAACAATTCGCAGGAGCAAATGGGAGAAGTTTTTGTTTCTTCAGGAAATAGAAAACGAGTTCAGGGCATTGCAACTATTGATGCTGAAACCATAAAAAAGATTCCAGGTGCTAATGCAGGAATCGAAAATGTACTGAAAACGCTTCCCGGTGTGAACTCTAATAATGAATTAAGTTCTCAATATATGGTTCGCGGTGGAAATTATGACGAAAATCTGGTTTATGTAAATGAGGTAGAAGTATATCGTCCGTTTTTAATTCGCTCAGGACAGCAGGAAGGTTTGAGTTTTACCAATACAGATTTAGTGCAGAATGTCGATTTTTCTGCTGGTGGATTTCAGGCGAAATTTGGAGATAAATTGTCTTCTGTTTTAGATATTACGTACAGAAAACCAACTCAGTTTGGTGCTTCTTTTGAAGCCAGTTTTTTGGGCGGAAGCGCTTCTGTAGATTTGGTTTCTAAAAATAAAAAATGGTCGGCAGTTACTGGGGTTCGTTACAGAAATAATAGTCTGCTGGTAAATAGTCAAGACACTCAAACCAATTATACACCGACTTTTGCAGATATTCAGACCAATGTTAATTATGATATTTCTGAAAAATGGCAGATGAGTTTTCTCGGAAATATTTCAGAAAATAAATATTTATATCAGCCTTTAACACGAGAAACTAAATTCGGAACAATCGATCAGCCAATGGCACTTGCGGTTTATTATCAAGGTCAGGAAAAAGATCAATATGACACCTATTTTGGAGCTTTAAAAACGACTTATAAAGCTTCTCCTTCACTTACGCTAAAGTTAATCGGATCATTATTTCATACCACTGAAAAAGAGCATTTTGATATTTTAGCACAATATCGTTTAGGAAATGTTGATCCAGAAAATCCAACAGATCCATCCACAATTGATTTTACTCGTGGAATTGGTTCGCAACTGAATCATGCCCGTAACGATTTGGACGCTTTAATTGCCAATATCGAATTGAAGGGAACAAAAGAATGGAAAGAAAGTCAGTTGGAATTTGGTTTAAAATATACCAGAGAATCCATTCGCGATAGAGTAGTTGAGTGGGAAGTAATCGATTCGGCTGGATTTTCTATAAATCCTCCAATAGCAATTTTGCCAGAAAATAATCAGCCGTACAGTCCCTACACTGGGCCACTTTTGCCTTATCAAGATATTCGAGCGACAAACTTCAATACAATCAATAGATTTTCAGGATATGCACAATGGAACAAGCAGTCTGAAATTGGTTCGAGCAGAGTCTGGTATCATTTCGGAGCTCGTTTTCAAAGCTGGAATGTTTCTGGAGCTTCAGAAGAAGGAAAAAATCAGACCGTTGTAAGTCCGCGTGCGCAGTTTGCAATTAAACCGGATTGGGATCGTGATATGGTTTTCAGGATTTCAGGAGGATTATATCATCAACCGCCATTTTACAGAGAACTCCGTGATTTGGATGGGGTTGTAAATCCAAATGTGAAAGCGCAGGAAGCTGTTCATGTAGTTCTGGGTAATGATTATAATTTTAAAATGTGGAACCGCCCTTTTAAATGGGTAACGGAACTTTATTATAAATCACTTTCAGATGTAAATGTATATTCGATTGATAATGTCCGCATTCGATATGTCGCCAATAATAATGCAAAAGCCTATGCGCAAGGTTTAGATTTTAGATTGAACGGAGAATTCGTGCCGGGAACAGAATCTTGGGTAAGTTTTGGTTACATGAAAACAGAGGAAAATTACGAAAACAAAGGGTATATTGCACGTCCAACAGATCAAAGACTGAAATTTGCGATGCTGTTTCAGGATTATATGCCGAATATTCCTAGTGTAAAAGTGTATTTGAATTTAGTTTATAATACAGGACTTCCCGGTGGAGCGCCAGCTTATTCTGATCCATATTTGTACCAAAACAGGTTAAATGATTATAGAAGAGCCGATATTGGTTTTGCAAAGGTTTTTGTGGACAGCAGTACGCAGAATACGAAAAAAGGCTGGCTGAAAAACTTTAAAGAATTAGCTGTTGGATTGGAAATTTTCAATCTTTTTAATAATCAAAATGCTATTACCAATACCTGGGTTCGTGATGTGTATTCAAAAAACCAATATGCAATTCCAAATTATATGACTTCGAGGGTTTTTAACGTTAAGATTAATGCGAGGTTATGA
- a CDS encoding M23 family metallopeptidase — protein MRFSVLTLFICNFLFAQTQYPKDYFRPPLDIPMQLSGNFGELRPNHFHAGFDLKTNQREGLSVHAIADGYVSRIKISTFGNGKCIYITHSNGYTSVYGHLQTPVGAILDYVKATHYKEKAYEIEMFPKPGELPVTKGEIIGLSGNTGSSEGPHLHFEIRDSKTEFVINPIFFGFDQNIKDTKKPTLSSLYVYPLDNATVNQSKQPLLLAMTLQKDGNYLAAKVKANGKIGFGINAVDTDDVSFNKNGVFNVTSFLNGNQNYNYQFNTYSFDEMRYINAFIDYSRYKKTSQRVQKLFMKTPFALSIIKTDSLRGIIKTEPNLASTYRIEVSDYFGNLRTVTVPIEFDSVTPIVEAQPVTSPYFVRYNKDSNFEKDNMSVFFPAGTFYEDFNMNFDVRNKKLYIHDDTVPVHSNFTITIKDDSYPENLRDKLYIGRGTSHNGTVRKGDVFTAKAKILGQYGLVLDTIAPKISITKPIQDKWISDQKKVDFIISDSLSGIKSYNGYINGNWVLFEYENKARRITHVFDDALLNEGANDLKVEVVDNVGNTTIFETHFFRSQQK, from the coding sequence ATGAGATTTTCTGTACTTACCCTTTTTATTTGTAATTTTTTATTTGCTCAAACGCAATATCCTAAAGACTATTTCCGCCCTCCGCTTGATATTCCAATGCAACTTTCTGGTAACTTTGGAGAGTTAAGACCTAACCATTTTCATGCTGGCTTCGATTTAAAAACCAATCAAAGAGAAGGTTTGAGTGTGCATGCAATTGCAGATGGTTATGTATCGAGAATCAAGATTTCAACATTTGGAAATGGCAAATGTATTTACATTACACATTCTAACGGATATACTTCTGTTTATGGGCATTTGCAGACTCCGGTTGGAGCAATTTTAGATTATGTTAAAGCAACTCATTACAAAGAAAAAGCGTATGAAATTGAAATGTTCCCAAAGCCAGGTGAACTTCCAGTTACCAAAGGAGAAATTATAGGTTTGTCAGGAAATACAGGCTCATCTGAAGGACCACATCTTCATTTTGAAATTCGTGATTCTAAAACGGAGTTTGTCATCAATCCAATTTTCTTTGGCTTTGACCAAAATATAAAAGACACCAAAAAGCCAACTTTGTCCAGTTTGTATGTATATCCTTTGGATAATGCAACTGTGAATCAGTCTAAACAGCCTTTGCTGCTGGCCATGACACTTCAGAAAGATGGAAATTATTTAGCAGCAAAAGTGAAAGCAAACGGGAAAATTGGTTTTGGAATCAATGCTGTGGATACTGATGATGTTTCTTTTAATAAAAATGGTGTTTTTAATGTGACTAGTTTTTTAAATGGAAATCAAAATTATAACTACCAGTTTAATACCTATTCTTTTGATGAGATGCGTTATATCAATGCTTTTATTGATTATTCAAGATACAAAAAAACAAGTCAGCGTGTGCAGAAGCTTTTTATGAAAACACCTTTTGCTTTAAGTATTATTAAAACGGATTCACTTCGCGGTATTATAAAAACAGAGCCTAATTTAGCTTCTACTTACAGAATCGAAGTTTCGGACTATTTTGGAAATTTAAGAACAGTTACTGTTCCAATTGAGTTTGACAGTGTCACTCCGATTGTAGAAGCACAACCAGTTACTTCTCCATATTTTGTTCGGTATAATAAAGATTCTAATTTCGAAAAAGATAATATGTCAGTTTTCTTTCCGGCTGGCACTTTCTATGAAGATTTTAATATGAACTTTGATGTTCGAAATAAAAAACTTTATATCCACGATGATACTGTTCCAGTTCATTCTAATTTTACAATAACGATAAAAGACGATTCTTATCCGGAAAATTTAAGAGATAAGTTATATATCGGAAGAGGAACAAGTCATAACGGAACTGTTAGAAAAGGTGATGTTTTTACAGCAAAAGCCAAAATATTAGGTCAGTATGGTTTGGTTCTCGATACAATCGCTCCGAAAATTTCGATTACAAAGCCAATTCAAGACAAATGGATTAGTGATCAAAAGAAAGTTGATTTTATAATTAGTGATTCTTTATCGGGAATAAAATCATATAACGGTTATATAAACGGGAATTGGGTTTTGTTTGAATATGAAAATAAAGCCAGAAGAATTACGCATGTTTTTGATGATGCTTTATTGAATGAAGGCGCAAATGATTTAAAAGTTGAAGTTGTCGATAATGTAGGAAATACTACTATCTTTGAAACTCATTTTTTTAGAAGTCAACAAAAATAA
- a CDS encoding cell division protein ZapA — protein sequence MDGKLKIKISIADRVYPLTVEPSQEEGLRSASKKIDAMIKQFEENYAVRDKQDVLAMCALQFASQVEQKQIDNAIDGEETIERIKKLNSLLDQYLEN from the coding sequence ATGGACGGAAAGCTTAAAATTAAAATATCAATTGCAGACCGCGTTTACCCGTTAACGGTTGAACCATCTCAGGAAGAAGGACTTAGAAGTGCTTCAAAAAAAATTGATGCTATGATAAAGCAGTTCGAAGAAAATTACGCGGTTCGTGACAAACAAGATGTTCTAGCCATGTGTGCCTTGCAATTTGCATCACAAGTAGAACAAAAACAAATTGATAACGCAATCGATGGAGAAGAAACTATCGAAAGAATTAAGAAATTAAATTCGCTATTAGATCAATATCTCGAAAATTAA
- the rny gene encoding ribonuclease Y, with protein sequence MDIITIIIGIVGIAAGFAIAKIIEKSNISNLIKNAKKEAASILKDANLEAENIKKDKILQAKERFIELKSEHEQVILARDKKVAEVEKRVRDKESQVSNELSKAKKVNDDFEAKTAEYNNKIEVLDKKQAEVEKLHKSQLQQLEVISGLSAEEAKEQLVEGLKAEAKTKAMSHIQETIEEAKLTAQQEAKKIIINTIQRVGTEEAVENCVSVFNIESDDVKGRIIGREGRNIRALEAATGVEIIVDDTPEAIILSCFDPVRREIARLSLHKLVTDGRIHPARIEEVVAKTAKQIDDEIIEVGKRTVIDLGIHGLHPELIKVVGRMKYRSSYGQNLLQHSREVSKLCGIMAAELGLNVKLAKRAGLLHDIGKVPDTESDLPHALLGMQWAEKYGEKEEVCNAIGAHHDEIEMKSLLSPIIQVCDAISGARPGARRQVLDSYIQRLKDLEDVAYGFSGVKNAYAIQAGRELRVIVESEKVSDDNAANLSFEISQKIQTEMTYPGQVKVTVIRETRAVNIAK encoded by the coding sequence ATGGACATCATAACGATCATTATTGGTATTGTAGGTATTGCAGCAGGTTTTGCAATAGCTAAAATTATCGAGAAAAGTAATATTTCAAACCTCATCAAAAACGCTAAAAAAGAAGCTGCTTCAATTTTAAAAGACGCTAATTTAGAAGCTGAAAATATTAAAAAAGATAAAATCCTTCAAGCAAAAGAACGTTTTATCGAATTGAAATCAGAACACGAACAAGTTATTTTAGCACGAGATAAAAAAGTCGCTGAAGTAGAAAAACGCGTTCGCGATAAAGAATCTCAAGTTTCTAATGAACTTTCTAAAGCAAAAAAAGTCAACGACGATTTTGAAGCTAAAACTGCTGAATACAACAATAAAATTGAAGTTTTAGACAAAAAACAAGCAGAAGTTGAAAAACTTCACAAAAGCCAGTTACAGCAATTAGAAGTAATCTCTGGTCTTTCTGCTGAAGAAGCAAAAGAGCAATTAGTGGAAGGCTTAAAAGCTGAAGCTAAAACAAAAGCCATGTCTCATATTCAAGAAACTATTGAAGAGGCTAAACTAACTGCACAGCAAGAAGCTAAGAAAATCATCATCAATACAATCCAAAGAGTTGGAACTGAAGAAGCGGTTGAAAACTGTGTTTCTGTTTTCAACATTGAATCTGATGACGTAAAAGGTAGAATTATCGGCCGTGAAGGACGTAACATTAGAGCGCTTGAAGCAGCAACTGGAGTTGAAATCATTGTCGATGACACACCAGAAGCAATCATTCTTTCTTGTTTTGATCCTGTTCGTAGAGAGATTGCTCGTTTGTCTTTACACAAATTAGTAACTGACGGACGTATTCACCCAGCAAGAATCGAAGAAGTTGTGGCTAAAACAGCAAAACAAATCGACGATGAAATTATCGAAGTTGGAAAACGTACGGTAATCGATTTAGGGATTCACGGTTTACACCCAGAATTGATTAAAGTTGTAGGTAGAATGAAATATCGTTCTTCTTACGGACAAAACTTATTACAGCACTCAAGAGAAGTTTCTAAACTTTGCGGTATCATGGCTGCAGAATTAGGTCTAAACGTGAAATTGGCAAAAAGAGCTGGTTTATTACACGATATCGGAAAAGTGCCAGATACAGAAAGTGATTTGCCACACGCATTATTAGGTATGCAGTGGGCTGAGAAATACGGTGAAAAAGAAGAAGTTTGTAATGCAATTGGAGCTCACCACGACGAGATCGAAATGAAATCATTGCTTTCTCCAATTATTCAAGTTTGTGATGCTATTTCTGGAGCTAGACCTGGAGCTAGACGTCAAGTTCTTGACTCTTATATCCAGCGTTTAAAAGATCTTGAAGACGTAGCTTACGGATTCAGCGGAGTTAAGAATGCTTATGCAATCCAAGCTGGTAGAGAACTTCGTGTAATTGTGGAAAGCGAAAAAGTTTCAGATGACAATGCTGCCAACTTATCTTTCGAAATTTCGCAAAAAATTCAAACAGAAATGACTTATCCTGGACAGGTAAAAGTAACAGTTATTAGAGAAACTAGAGCTGTTAATATTGCTAAATAA
- a CDS encoding PAS domain-containing sensor histidine kinase — MPDLLFQFIIDTDNNYTFPLVSKSADEIFELAASDFTNDIKLIIYNRIVSQDRDFFFQSLVKSRKEITPWEIEFRAILPKKGMRWFKIAAKTELALDGNVIFYGHVSDITDLKDKEEKLRISEERFQFALDASTAGIWDWDMVTNSVFYSSLSLKILELESTDIFDDPERWDKIVHPDDLPKYYSDIQEHFDNKIPYYENYHRVMTSSGNYKWILDRGKVIKRDENGKPLRVIGTHTDVSAQKEKELELLKTMKLYSEQNSRLLNFSHIVSHNLNTQAGNIKSILDLIDADVNKQTVTEMLEYLRAVSNDLNETILNLTQIVKTQSNINIAVVPLKLCEYIEKTISTIKGYDKQRKVTIVNNVPKYLTINFNPAYMESVLLNFTTNAIKYAHPDRDPIITFDFALEPEGFKSLKITDNGLGIDLKVYGDLLFGMYKTFHKHEEARGIGLYITRNQIEAMKGTVLVESEVGVGTSFKIVFNDM; from the coding sequence ATGCCTGACTTACTTTTTCAGTTTATTATAGATACGGATAATAATTATACATTCCCGCTTGTCAGCAAGTCGGCAGATGAGATATTTGAGCTTGCAGCATCAGATTTTACAAATGATATAAAGCTTATAATTTACAATAGAATTGTATCGCAGGATCGTGACTTTTTTTTTCAATCACTAGTTAAGTCGAGAAAAGAAATTACGCCTTGGGAAATCGAGTTTAGAGCAATTCTTCCCAAAAAAGGAATGCGATGGTTTAAAATTGCGGCGAAAACAGAATTGGCTTTGGATGGAAACGTTATTTTCTATGGACATGTTTCGGATATAACAGACTTAAAAGACAAAGAAGAAAAGCTTAGGATATCCGAAGAACGTTTTCAATTTGCTCTTGATGCTTCTACCGCTGGAATCTGGGATTGGGATATGGTGACTAATAGTGTTTTTTATTCTTCGCTTTCGCTTAAAATTTTAGAACTGGAATCGACTGATATTTTTGATGATCCGGAACGCTGGGATAAAATTGTACATCCAGATGATCTTCCAAAATATTACTCGGACATCCAAGAGCATTTTGATAATAAAATTCCATACTATGAAAATTATCATCGTGTGATGACTTCGAGCGGAAATTATAAATGGATTTTGGATCGTGGAAAAGTAATTAAACGTGATGAAAACGGAAAGCCTTTGCGTGTAATTGGTACTCATACAGATGTTTCTGCACAAAAAGAAAAAGAGCTTGAGCTTTTGAAAACTATGAAATTATACAGCGAACAAAATAGCCGTCTGCTGAATTTTTCGCATATAGTTTCGCATAATTTAAATACGCAGGCAGGAAACATAAAATCGATTTTAGATCTTATTGATGCTGATGTTAATAAGCAGACTGTGACAGAAATGTTGGAATATTTGCGTGCTGTTTCTAACGATCTGAATGAAACTATTTTGAATCTTACGCAAATTGTAAAAACGCAGAGTAATATTAATATTGCGGTTGTGCCTTTGAAATTGTGCGAATACATAGAAAAAACGATTTCAACAATCAAAGGATATGATAAACAGCGAAAAGTGACGATTGTAAATAACGTTCCAAAATATTTGACGATTAATTTTAACCCTGCCTATATGGAAAGTGTTTTGTTGAATTTTACAACCAATGCGATTAAATATGCACATCCAGATCGTGATCCTATAATTACTTTTGATTTTGCACTCGAGCCTGAAGGGTTTAAATCTCTTAAAATTACGGATAATGGATTAGGTATAGATTTGAAAGTGTATGGCGATTTATTGTTCGGAATGTATAAAACTTTCCACAAACACGAAGAAGCTCGCGGTATTGGATTATATATTACGAGAAATCAAATTGAGGCGATGAAAGGGACGGTTTTGGTGGAAAGTGAAGTAGGAGTAGGAACTAGCTTTAAAATCGTTTTTAATGATATGTAA
- the xerD gene encoding site-specific tyrosine recombinase XerD, which translates to MNWSRYIKDYQSYLRIERGLSKNTIENYGFDIERLCLFLETNQIDVSPIKISDETLQQFIYAVAKEVNPRSQARIISGLKSFFNYLVFEDYRNDNPLELIEAPKTGRKLPDTLSLEEIDNLIDAIDLSTNEGERNRAILETLYGCGLRVSELTTLKISDLFFDEGFVKITGKGNKERFVPIGSLTQKYIDIYRNAVRSHQTIKKGAEDTLFLNRRGGQLTRAMIFTIIKDLAQKIGLKKSISPHTLRHSFATHLLENGADLRSIQLMLGHESITTTEIYVHLDRSFLKEVMYSFHPRK; encoded by the coding sequence ATGAATTGGAGCAGATATATTAAAGATTATCAATCGTATTTGAGGATAGAAAGAGGTTTGTCTAAAAATACGATTGAGAACTACGGCTTTGATATCGAACGTTTGTGTCTTTTCTTGGAAACGAATCAAATAGATGTTTCTCCAATTAAAATCTCCGACGAAACCTTACAGCAATTTATTTATGCTGTTGCAAAGGAAGTAAATCCAAGATCGCAGGCACGAATTATTTCGGGGTTAAAAAGTTTTTTTAATTATTTAGTTTTTGAAGATTATAGAAATGATAATCCTTTAGAATTAATCGAAGCACCTAAAACAGGTCGTAAACTGCCAGATACTTTATCGCTTGAAGAAATCGATAATTTGATTGACGCAATAGACTTAAGTACAAATGAAGGCGAACGCAATAGAGCAATTCTTGAAACACTTTATGGCTGTGGGCTTCGTGTTTCGGAATTAACAACTCTTAAAATTTCAGATTTATTTTTTGATGAAGGTTTTGTTAAAATTACAGGTAAGGGAAACAAAGAGAGATTTGTGCCAATAGGTTCATTAACCCAAAAGTATATTGATATTTATAGAAATGCCGTGCGATCACATCAAACGATTAAAAAAGGTGCAGAAGACACCTTGTTTCTCAATAGAAGAGGAGGCCAGTTAACAAGAGCTATGATTTTTACCATTATTAAAGATCTTGCTCAAAAAATAGGTTTGAAAAAAAGTATAAGTCCCCATACGCTACGACATTCTTTTGCGACACATTTACTTGAAAATGGAGCCGATTTAAGATCAATTCAATTAATGCTTGGTCACGAATCAATTACAACAACAGAAATTTATGTGCATTTAGATCGCAGTTTCTTAAAAGAAGTGATGTATAGTTTTCACCCCAGAAAATAA
- a CDS encoding porin family protein, with the protein MKKIVLSTLAVMAFGFANAQGTGSRFGIKGGVNFPNSSNFHENETLIGYQVGIFSEIKTDEKFGIQPELLYSTHGAKNKFVEDGIAYNNDIKLSYLNLPILAKYFVTQGLTVQAGPQIGFLMHAEEKGLNITDHVKTIDFGLNFGIGYNFLEDCSVDLRYNLGLSNALDFHVEDYNYKIKSSVFSLALGYKL; encoded by the coding sequence ATGAAGAAAATTGTTTTATCTACTCTTGCAGTTATGGCATTTGGTTTTGCTAATGCTCAAGGAACTGGGAGTAGATTTGGAATTAAAGGAGGTGTCAATTTTCCAAATAGTTCTAATTTCCATGAAAATGAAACTTTGATAGGGTATCAGGTTGGTATTTTTTCGGAAATTAAAACAGATGAAAAATTTGGTATTCAGCCTGAACTTCTATACTCAACTCACGGAGCGAAAAATAAATTTGTAGAAGATGGTATAGCATACAATAATGATATTAAATTAAGCTATTTGAATTTGCCTATTTTGGCTAAATATTTTGTCACTCAGGGATTAACTGTGCAAGCAGGTCCGCAAATTGGTTTTTTAATGCATGCTGAAGAAAAAGGTTTAAATATTACGGATCATGTTAAAACTATCGATTTTGGTTTGAATTTTGGTATTGGCTATAATTTTCTGGAAGATTGTTCGGTAGATCTTCGTTATAACTTAGGTTTGTCAAATGCCTTAGATTTTCATGTTGAGGATTATAATTATAAAATTAAAAGCAGTGTATTTTCTTTGGCTCTGGGATATAAATTATAA